A region of Streptomyces sp. NBC_01788 DNA encodes the following proteins:
- the crgA gene encoding cell division protein CrgA → MPKSRIRKKADYTPPPAKQAASIKLEGRGWVAPVMLALFLIGLAWIVVFYVTDGSLPIKALDNVNIVVGFGFIAAGFAVSTQWK, encoded by the coding sequence GTGCCGAAGTCACGTATCCGCAAGAAGGCCGACTACACGCCGCCGCCCGCCAAGCAGGCGGCGAGTATCAAGCTGGAGGGCCGCGGCTGGGTCGCGCCCGTCATGCTGGCGCTGTTCCTCATCGGGCTGGCCTGGATCGTCGTCTTCTACGTGACCGACGGCTCACTGCCCATCAAGGCCCTCGACAACGTGAACATCGTCGTGGGCTTCGGCTTCATCGCCGCCGGGTTCGCCGTCTCCACGCAGTGGAAGTGA
- a CDS encoding DUF881 domain-containing protein, translating into MTNSADFSGTGAGPARTRRPRPVRILTVAVFALAGLIFFTSFNTAKGTNIRTDASLLKLSDLVQERSRKNKELDESNAALRDDIESLAARDDGGKPQDGRLTGLEKSAGTQKLTGRAITVTLNDAPPDATAKLPGYPEPQPDYLVIHQQDLQAVVNALWNGGAQGIKVMDQRLISTSAVRCVGNTLILQGRVYSPPYRITAVGDPAKLQKALADSPAIQNYMVYVNVYGLGWKVTDDGTATLPGYSGTVDLHYAKPVQ; encoded by the coding sequence TTGACCAATTCCGCCGACTTCTCGGGGACGGGTGCCGGCCCGGCCCGCACGCGCCGCCCGAGGCCCGTGCGGATCCTTACCGTGGCCGTCTTCGCCCTCGCCGGGCTGATCTTCTTCACCAGTTTCAACACGGCCAAGGGCACCAACATCCGCACGGACGCGTCCCTGCTGAAGCTGTCCGACCTCGTCCAGGAGCGCAGCCGGAAGAACAAGGAGCTCGACGAGTCCAACGCCGCCCTGCGCGACGACATCGAGTCCCTCGCCGCGCGCGACGACGGCGGCAAGCCCCAGGACGGCAGGCTGACCGGCCTGGAGAAGAGCGCGGGCACGCAGAAGCTCACGGGCAGGGCGATCACGGTCACGCTCAACGACGCCCCGCCCGACGCCACCGCGAAGCTGCCCGGCTACCCCGAGCCGCAGCCCGACTACCTGGTGATCCACCAGCAGGACCTCCAGGCCGTGGTCAACGCGCTGTGGAACGGCGGTGCCCAGGGCATCAAGGTGATGGACCAGCGGCTGATCTCCACCAGCGCGGTGCGCTGCGTGGGCAACACGCTGATCCTCCAGGGCCGCGTCTACTCGCCGCCGTACAGGATCACGGCGGTCGGCGACCCGGCGAAGCTCCAGAAGGCGCTCGCGGACTCCCCGGCGATCCAGAACTACATGGTGTACGTCAACGTCTACGGCCTGGGCTGGAAGGTCACCGACGACGGAACCGCCACCTTGCCCGGCTACTCGGGCACGGTGGACCTGCACTACGCGAAGCCCGTGCAGTAG
- a CDS encoding aminodeoxychorismate/anthranilate synthase component II, giving the protein MSARILVVDNYDSFVFNLVQYLYQLGAECEVLRNDEVSTAYVRGGTSRSSAAESGGGFDGVLLSPGPGTPEQAGVCVEMVRHCAATGVPVFGVCLGMQSMQVAYGGVVDRAPELLHGKTSPVEHEGTGVFAGLPSPFTATRYHSLAAEPATVPDELVVTARTHDGIIMGLRHRELPVEGVQFHPESVLTEHGHRMLANWLAECGDKEAVARSAGLAPVVGRATA; this is encoded by the coding sequence GTGAGTGCGCGGATTCTCGTCGTCGACAACTACGACAGCTTCGTCTTCAACCTGGTCCAGTACCTGTACCAGCTGGGGGCCGAGTGCGAGGTGCTGCGCAACGACGAGGTGTCGACGGCGTACGTGCGTGGGGGTACCTCCCGCTCGAGCGCAGCCGAGAGTGGGGGAGGCTTCGACGGCGTACTGCTCTCGCCGGGGCCGGGCACGCCCGAGCAGGCCGGTGTCTGCGTGGAGATGGTCCGGCATTGCGCCGCGACCGGTGTCCCCGTCTTCGGCGTGTGCCTGGGCATGCAGTCGATGCAGGTGGCCTACGGCGGTGTGGTGGACCGCGCGCCCGAGCTGCTGCACGGAAAGACCTCGCCGGTGGAGCACGAGGGCACGGGCGTCTTCGCGGGCCTGCCCTCCCCCTTCACCGCGACCCGCTACCACTCCCTGGCCGCCGAGCCGGCGACCGTGCCCGACGAGCTGGTGGTCACGGCGCGCACGCACGACGGCATCATCATGGGCCTGCGGCACCGTGAACTCCCCGTAGAAGGCGTGCAGTTCCATCCCGAGTCGGTGCTGACCGAGCACGGGCACCGGATGCTGGCCAACTGGCTGGCGGAGTGCGGCGACAAGGAGGCCGTGGCGAGGTCGGCGGGGCTCGCCCCGGTGGTGGGCAGGGCCACGGCGTGA
- a CDS encoding class E sortase: MTALRPERETDTSYGQQSYGGPDAFEGWYGAGQAQGVPQDPYAASYGPQGAAPQQVAPNVPPQGAEPPQDATGAPYGSSGDATAYLPPVDDETMALRIPEPPPGASSAAQASSPSPGGRAARRKAARRRNGRRGAAGGPLPEEDSPADRSSAPLSRMEARRQARARRASPAVIASRVIGELFISTGVVMLLFVTYQLWWTNVRAHAQAGSEAHQLQDDWASGKRSPGTFEPGQGFALLHIPKLDVVVPIAEGTSKAKVLDKGMVGHYGKGDLNTAMPDAKTGNFGLAGHRNTHGEPFRYINKLSPGDAIVVETQDTYFVYKMASILPVTPPANISVLDPVPKGSGFTGPGRYITLTTCTPEFTSKYRMIVWGKMVEERPRSKGKPDALVS; the protein is encoded by the coding sequence GTGACCGCGCTGCGCCCCGAGCGCGAGACGGACACCTCGTACGGGCAGCAGTCGTACGGGGGACCGGACGCGTTCGAGGGGTGGTACGGCGCCGGCCAGGCGCAGGGTGTGCCCCAGGACCCCTACGCCGCGTCCTACGGGCCGCAGGGGGCGGCGCCCCAGCAGGTCGCCCCGAACGTGCCCCCGCAGGGCGCGGAGCCCCCGCAGGACGCGACGGGGGCGCCGTACGGGTCCTCGGGCGACGCGACGGCGTATCTGCCTCCCGTCGACGACGAGACGATGGCGCTGCGGATCCCGGAACCGCCGCCTGGCGCCTCTTCCGCCGCGCAGGCCTCCTCGCCCTCGCCGGGTGGGCGCGCGGCCCGCAGAAAGGCCGCCAGACGCCGTAACGGACGTCGTGGGGCCGCTGGCGGCCCGCTGCCGGAGGAGGACAGCCCGGCGGACCGGTCGTCGGCGCCGCTGTCCCGGATGGAGGCGCGCCGGCAGGCGCGGGCGCGCAGGGCGAGCCCGGCCGTGATCGCCAGCCGGGTCATCGGCGAGCTGTTCATCAGCACCGGCGTGGTGATGCTGCTCTTCGTCACCTACCAGTTGTGGTGGACGAACGTCCGGGCGCACGCGCAGGCGGGCAGTGAGGCGCACCAGCTCCAGGACGACTGGGCGAGCGGCAAGCGCAGCCCCGGGACGTTCGAGCCGGGGCAGGGCTTCGCCCTCCTGCACATCCCGAAGCTGGACGTGGTGGTGCCCATCGCGGAGGGCACCAGCAAGGCGAAGGTGCTGGACAAGGGCATGGTCGGGCACTACGGCAAGGGCGATCTCAACACGGCGATGCCCGACGCGAAGACGGGCAACTTCGGGCTGGCGGGCCATCGCAACACGCACGGTGAGCCGTTCCGGTACATCAACAAGCTCTCGCCGGGCGACGCGATCGTCGTGGAGACGCAGGACACGTACTTCGTCTACAAGATGGCGTCGATCCTGCCGGTGACCCCGCCGGCCAACATCAGCGTCCTCGATCCCGTTCCGAAGGGGTCGGGCTTCACCGGACCCGGCCGTTACATCACGCTGACCACCTGTACACCGGAGTTCACCAGCAAGTACCGGATGATCGTCTGGGGCAAGATGGTCGAGGAACGGCCGCGCAGCAAGGGCAAGCCGGATGCGCTCGTCAGTTAA
- a CDS encoding class E sortase — translation MAATTDDTAGHTDGREGHGDASGVGRGRRRRGTGPLALAVSVFGELLITTGLVLGLFVVYSLWWTNVLADRKADREGGKVRDEWAHSVPGGPGALDTKDGIGFLHVPSMHNGEVLVKKGTAEEILNDGVAGYYTDPAKATLPTSGKAGNFTLAAHRDGHGAKFHNIDKMRVGDPVVFETKDKWYVYKVYDILPETSKYNVQVLSAVPEESGVKKPGHYITLTTCTPVYTSRYRYVVWGELVRSEKVDARRTPPAELR, via the coding sequence GTGGCAGCGACCACGGACGACACGGCAGGGCACACCGACGGCCGCGAAGGGCACGGTGACGCGTCGGGCGTCGGCCGCGGGCGGCGCCGCCGGGGGACCGGCCCGCTGGCCCTCGCCGTCAGCGTCTTCGGTGAGCTCCTGATCACGACGGGTCTGGTCCTCGGCCTGTTCGTCGTCTACTCCCTGTGGTGGACGAACGTCCTGGCGGACCGCAAGGCCGACCGGGAGGGCGGCAAGGTCCGCGACGAGTGGGCGCATTCCGTGCCCGGCGGCCCCGGAGCGCTGGACACCAAGGACGGCATCGGCTTCCTGCACGTGCCGTCCATGCACAACGGCGAGGTCCTGGTCAAGAAGGGCACGGCGGAGGAGATCCTCAACGACGGGGTGGCCGGCTACTACACGGACCCCGCCAAGGCGACCCTTCCGACGTCCGGCAAGGCCGGCAACTTCACCCTCGCCGCCCACCGGGACGGTCACGGTGCCAAGTTCCACAACATCGACAAGATGCGCGTGGGCGATCCGGTCGTCTTCGAGACCAAGGACAAGTGGTACGTCTACAAGGTCTACGACATCCTCCCGGAGACCTCCAAGTACAACGTCCAGGTCCTGTCCGCGGTCCCCGAGGAGTCGGGCGTCAAGAAGCCCGGCCACTACATCACCCTGACGACCTGCACGCCGGTGTACACCTCCCGCTACCGCTACGTGGTCTGGGGCGAACTGGTCCGCTCGGAGAAGGTCGACGCCAGGCGGACCCCGCCGGCGGAACTGCGATGA